The Bradyrhizobium sp. WBAH42 genome includes a window with the following:
- a CDS encoding EAL domain-containing protein, producing MRLIRCLAPIALGLMILVAAYPARALDAVSVRGDAPAIDLTSVLEHQRSDADRIQVSTAPGTDGIVRRIEVRAREGGQNWVVFALANNTDDQLDRLIVAPHYRIVSSGLLWPDLGLSRIATITPSIGDRPERQESATADVFRITLDPGAVVTFVAELRTDKLPQLYLWEPEAYKDKVNSFTLYQGIVIGISGLLALVLTILFVVKGSIMFPAAAALAWAVLVYIGVDFGFWGKVLDMSNNAERIWRAAGEAILAATLLVFLFAYLNLSRWHVRYSHITVGWLAFLGSLVALALFDPAVASGIARISLVLIAFAGFALIVYLSTHGFDRAVLLIPTWFLLVVWVVAAGMTVAGSVTNDIVGPALLGGLVLIVMLIGFTVMQHAFAGGGASTGVVSDIERRALALAGSGDLIWDWDVSADKVFTSPETEALLGLKRGTLEGPAASWLEVLHPLDQDRFRAALDSVLDQRRGRLVQDFRLRTPDGHFMWFALKARPVVGSDGEVSRVVGTLTDVTELRNAEERLLHDSVHDNLTGLPNRKLFMDRLNAVAHFAKTMPTLRPTLMVIDLDRFKQVNDSVGIAVGDSILLTLARRLTRILKPQDTLARMAGDQFGLILLSEQDPARITAFAETIRKTIRAPIAFNDREIFLTASIGLALSDPQTQLTDEIIKDAELAMYHSKRIGGDRIDVYKPAMRARKTDRLTLESELRRAIERQEITILYQPIVRLEDRSVAGFEALARWDHPKLGRMAPSEFISIAEETGLIVDLGMFVLDQTAKQLSVWQRAMRSREPIFASVNVSSRQLLRHDLIHDIRTVLSRSSVARGTLKLELTESLVMENPEHAAQMLTRIRELGTGLSLDDFGTGHSSLAYLQRFPFDTIKIDQSFVRTTSRGTRPVILKSIIALAHDLGMDVVAEGAETDSDAVELYQMGCEYAQGFAFGEPMDADAAMRLLTEVRLEAAS from the coding sequence TTGCGTCTGATCAGGTGCCTCGCGCCCATCGCGCTGGGCCTCATGATTCTCGTCGCCGCGTATCCCGCGCGCGCGCTCGACGCCGTCAGCGTCCGTGGCGACGCGCCCGCGATCGACCTCACCAGCGTGCTCGAGCATCAGCGCAGCGATGCCGATCGCATCCAGGTTTCCACCGCGCCCGGCACCGACGGCATCGTCCGCCGCATCGAGGTGCGCGCCCGGGAGGGCGGCCAGAACTGGGTGGTGTTCGCGCTCGCCAACAACACCGACGACCAGCTCGACCGCCTGATCGTCGCCCCGCATTACCGCATCGTCTCTTCGGGATTGCTGTGGCCCGACCTCGGCCTGTCGCGCATCGCGACCATCACGCCCTCGATCGGCGACCGGCCGGAACGGCAGGAAAGCGCCACCGCCGACGTGTTCCGCATCACGCTCGACCCCGGCGCCGTCGTCACCTTCGTCGCGGAGCTGCGCACCGACAAGCTGCCGCAGCTCTATCTGTGGGAGCCGGAAGCCTACAAGGACAAGGTCAACTCGTTCACGCTGTACCAGGGCATCGTGATCGGCATCTCCGGCTTGCTCGCACTGGTGCTGACCATCCTGTTCGTGGTGAAGGGCAGCATCATGTTCCCGGCCGCGGCAGCGCTGGCCTGGGCGGTGCTGGTCTATATCGGCGTCGATTTCGGCTTCTGGGGCAAGGTGCTCGACATGTCGAACAACGCCGAGCGCATCTGGCGCGCGGCGGGTGAGGCGATCCTGGCGGCGACGCTCTTGGTGTTCCTGTTCGCCTATCTCAATCTCAGCCGCTGGCACGTGCGCTATTCGCACATCACGGTCGGCTGGCTCGCCTTCCTCGGCTCGCTGGTGGCGCTCGCCCTGTTCGATCCGGCAGTGGCCTCCGGCATCGCGCGCATCTCGCTGGTGCTGATCGCCTTCGCCGGCTTCGCGCTGATCGTCTATCTCTCCACCCACGGCTTCGACCGCGCCGTGCTCTTGATCCCGACCTGGTTCCTCCTGGTGGTCTGGGTGGTGGCGGCCGGCATGACGGTCGCGGGCTCCGTCACCAACGACATCGTCGGCCCTGCCCTGCTCGGCGGCCTCGTGCTGATCGTGATGCTGATCGGCTTCACGGTGATGCAGCACGCCTTTGCCGGCGGCGGCGCCAGCACCGGCGTCGTCTCCGACATCGAGCGGCGCGCCCTGGCGCTGGCCGGCTCCGGCGACCTGATCTGGGACTGGGACGTCTCGGCCGACAAGGTGTTCACCAGCCCCGAGACCGAAGCCCTGCTGGGACTGAAGCGGGGCACGCTGGAAGGGCCCGCCGCCTCCTGGCTCGAGGTGCTGCATCCGCTCGACCAGGACCGTTTCCGCGCCGCGCTCGACAGCGTGCTCGACCAGCGCCGCGGCCGCCTGGTGCAGGATTTCCGCCTGCGCACCCCGGACGGCCACTTCATGTGGTTCGCGCTGAAAGCGCGCCCGGTGGTCGGCTCGGACGGCGAGGTCTCGCGCGTGGTCGGCACGCTCACCGACGTCACCGAGCTGCGCAATGCCGAGGAACGCCTGCTGCACGATTCCGTGCATGACAATCTCACCGGCCTGCCCAACCGCAAGCTATTCATGGACCGGCTGAATGCGGTCGCGCATTTCGCCAAGACCATGCCGACGCTGCGGCCGACGCTGATGGTGATCGACCTCGACCGCTTCAAGCAGGTCAACGATTCCGTCGGGATTGCGGTCGGCGATTCCATCCTGCTCACTTTGGCGCGCCGCCTCACCCGCATCCTGAAGCCGCAGGACACGCTGGCCCGGATGGCCGGCGACCAGTTCGGCCTGATCCTGCTGTCGGAGCAGGACCCGGCGCGCATCACCGCTTTTGCCGAAACCATCCGCAAGACCATCCGCGCGCCGATCGCCTTCAACGACCGCGAGATCTTCCTCACCGCGTCGATCGGCCTCGCGCTGTCCGATCCGCAAACCCAGCTCACGGACGAGATCATCAAGGATGCCGAGCTGGCGATGTATCATTCCAAGCGCATCGGCGGCGACCGCATCGACGTCTACAAGCCGGCGATGCGCGCGCGGAAGACCGACCGCCTGACGCTGGAGAGCGAATTGCGGCGCGCCATCGAGCGCCAGGAGATCACGATCCTGTACCAGCCGATCGTGCGGCTCGAGGATCGATCCGTCGCCGGCTTCGAGGCGCTGGCGCGCTGGGATCATCCGAAGCTCGGACGCATGGCGCCCTCGGAGTTCATCTCGATTGCGGAAGAGACCGGCCTGATCGTCGACCTCGGCATGTTCGTGCTCGACCAGACCGCCAAGCAGCTTTCGGTGTGGCAACGCGCGATGCGCTCGCGCGAGCCGATCTTCGCCTCCGTCAACGTCTCGTCACGGCAGCTGCTGCGCCACGATTTGATCCACGACATCCGCACCGTGCTGTCGCGCTCCTCGGTGGCGCGCGGCACGCTCAAGCTCGAGCTGACGGAATCGCTGGTGATGGAGAATCCGGAGCACGCAGCCCAGATGCTGACCCGGATCCGCGAGCTCGGCACCGGGCTGTCGCTCGACGATTTCGGCACCGGCCATTCCTCGCTGGCCTATCTGCAGCGCTTCCCGTTCGACACCATCAAGATCGACCAGTCCTTCGTGCGCACCACCAGCCGCGGCACCCGCCCCGTGATCCTGAAGTCGATCATCGCGCTCGCCCACGATCTCGGCATGGACGTCGTCGCCGAAGGCGCCGAGACGGATTCGGACGCCGTCGAGCTCTACCAGATGGGCTGCGAATACGCGCAAGGCTTTGCCTTCGGCGAGCCGATGGACGCGGACGCGGCGATGCGGCTGCTTACGGAAGTGCGGCTGGAAGCGGCGAGCTGA
- a CDS encoding NAD(P)H-quinone oxidoreductase, which produces MDKLPAQMTVVAISKPGGPEVLVPEQRSVPQPGPDEILVKVMAAGVNRPDVAQRSGAYPPPPGASDLPGLEIAGEVVAVGSNAKRHKVGDKVMSLVAGGGYAQYCIAQDAQAMSVPPALSIKEAGALPETLMTVWHNVFERGGLKAGETLLIHGGSSGIGTMAIQLAKAFGAKVFVTVGSQDKIDACLKLGADRAINYKSEDFVAVIKAETNNVGVNLILDMVAGDYVDRNYDAAAVDGRIVQIATLNGPKVSVNIAKVMVKRLTHTGSTLRPRSSADKAAMVAAIEQKVMPLLREGRIKPVMDSTFPLEKAADAHRRMETSAHIGKIVLEA; this is translated from the coding sequence ATGGACAAGCTGCCCGCGCAAATGACCGTGGTCGCCATCTCCAAGCCCGGCGGGCCGGAGGTGCTGGTGCCGGAGCAACGCAGCGTTCCGCAGCCCGGTCCCGACGAGATCCTGGTCAAGGTGATGGCAGCCGGAGTCAACCGGCCCGACGTGGCGCAGCGCTCCGGCGCCTATCCGCCGCCGCCCGGCGCCAGCGACCTGCCCGGCCTCGAGATCGCGGGCGAAGTCGTCGCGGTCGGCAGCAATGCCAAGCGGCACAAGGTCGGCGACAAGGTGATGTCGCTCGTCGCCGGCGGCGGCTATGCACAGTACTGCATTGCGCAGGATGCCCAGGCGATGAGCGTGCCGCCGGCGCTGTCGATCAAGGAAGCCGGCGCGCTGCCGGAAACCCTGATGACGGTCTGGCACAACGTGTTCGAGCGCGGCGGCCTCAAGGCCGGCGAGACGCTGCTGATCCATGGCGGCTCCTCCGGCATCGGCACCATGGCCATTCAGCTCGCCAAAGCCTTCGGTGCGAAGGTGTTCGTCACCGTGGGATCGCAGGACAAGATCGATGCCTGCCTCAAGCTGGGGGCCGACCGCGCCATCAACTACAAGAGCGAAGACTTCGTCGCCGTGATCAAGGCGGAGACCAACAACGTCGGCGTCAACCTGATCCTCGACATGGTCGCCGGCGACTATGTCGACCGCAACTATGATGCCGCCGCGGTCGACGGGCGCATCGTCCAGATCGCGACCCTCAACGGCCCCAAGGTCAGCGTCAACATCGCCAAGGTCATGGTCAAGCGCCTGACCCATACCGGCTCGACGTTGCGCCCCCGTAGTAGTGCGGACAAGGCGGCGATGGTGGCCGCGATCGAGCAGAAAGTGATGCCGCTTTTGCGCGAAGGCCGCATCAAGCCGGTGATGGACAGCACTTTCCCGCTGGAAAAGGCGGCAGACGCCCACCGGCGCATGGAAACCAGCGCACATATTGGCAAAATTGTGTTGGAGGCCTAG
- a CDS encoding DUF1192 domain-containing protein, producing the protein MPMEDDDRPRKKISHEIGQDLSLLSVEELTERVALLKTEIARLEEAATKKRASRDAANSIFKS; encoded by the coding sequence ATGCCGATGGAAGACGACGACCGCCCGCGCAAGAAGATCAGCCATGAGATTGGACAGGACCTCTCACTCTTGTCAGTGGAGGAACTGACCGAGCGTGTCGCGCTGCTCAAGACCGAGATCGCAAGACTGGAAGAAGCCGCCACCAAGAAGCGCGCCTCGCGCGATGCGGCGAACAGCATTTTCAAGTCGTAG
- a CDS encoding DUF1465 family protein: MERLQAEGALVQLSERFTNSAAFGSLFREGMDLVEETAAYLDGAGRVEAKALDRAVSLTYATESMRLTTRLMQLASWLLLHRAVKEGEMTLSQANREKTKVKLTAADPGPADTIEKLPAQLQDLIHRSMSLQTRVRRLDSTIHTPPAEQAAIGNPLVPHLNALKAAFER, from the coding sequence ATGGAACGTTTGCAGGCCGAAGGCGCTCTCGTTCAGCTCAGCGAGCGATTCACCAATTCTGCGGCGTTCGGCAGCCTGTTCCGGGAGGGCATGGACCTCGTCGAGGAAACCGCCGCCTATCTCGACGGCGCTGGCCGCGTCGAGGCCAAGGCGCTCGACCGCGCCGTCAGCCTCACCTACGCGACCGAGAGCATGCGCCTCACCACGCGTCTGATGCAGCTCGCCTCCTGGCTGCTGCTGCACCGCGCGGTGAAGGAAGGCGAGATGACGCTGAGCCAGGCCAACCGTGAGAAGACCAAGGTCAAGCTCACCGCCGCCGATCCCGGCCCGGCCGACACCATCGAGAAGTTGCCCGCACAGCTTCAGGACCTGATCCATCGCTCGATGAGCCTGCAGACCCGTGTCCGCCGCCTCGACAGCACGATCCATACCCCGCCGGCCGAGCAGGCCGCGATCGGCAATCCGCTGGTGCCGCACCTCAACGCGCTGAAGGCCGCGTTCGAGCGGTAG
- the rpmE gene encoding 50S ribosomal protein L31, protein MKAEIHPNYHTIKVVMTDGTEYLTRSTWGKEGDTLNLDIDPKSHPAWTGGSAQIMDRGGRVSRFQKKFSGFLKKD, encoded by the coding sequence ATGAAAGCCGAAATTCATCCGAATTATCATACGATTAAGGTCGTCATGACCGACGGAACCGAGTACCTGACCCGCTCCACCTGGGGCAAGGAAGGCGACACGCTGAACCTCGACATCGACCCGAAGTCGCACCCGGCCTGGACCGGCGGCTCCGCCCAGATCATGGACCGCGGCGGCCGCGTCTCGCGCTTCCAGAAGAAGTTTTCGGGCTTCCTCAAGAAGGATTGA
- a CDS encoding ABC transporter ATP-binding protein/permease, whose amino-acid sequence MSAVERLDDQYVDQPAMNAADTPSIEAELIEAPAKGRAKLRPLLALAPYVIRYRGRAALAFVALTIAALTTLLVPVAVRRMIDFGLTPEGIELINSYFSVMLAVVAVLAIASAARYYLVMTIGERIVADLRRDVFAHLLSLSPAFFDSARSGELISRLTADTTQLKSAVGASVSIALRNLMMFLGATAMMVITSPKLSGFVLLAIPLIVLPLVAFGRWVRRLSRNAQDTLADASAYAGELVGAIRTVQAYTSEQFAEKRFGGEVEQAYEAARTSTQARAVLTAIIIFIVFASVVAILWIGSHDVLTGAITPGRLGQFVLYAVFAAAGLGQLSEVWGEVSAASGAAERLFEILHVQPEIAAPAAPLALPVPARGEVGFDRVSFAYPARSDVKVLDAVSFTVRPGEKVAIVGPSGAGKSTIFHLLLRFYDPRSGSISLDGVPVKSADPGDFRARIALVPQDSVVFAASARENIRFGRPDATDAEVERAAELAHAAEFIRRLPEGFETALGERGVTLSGGQRQRIAIARAILRDAPLLLLDEATSALDAESETLVQTALEELMRHRTTLVIAHRLATVLSCDRILVMDQGKIVEQGTHAELVAANGLYARLARLQFEGA is encoded by the coding sequence ATGAGCGCAGTGGAACGGCTTGATGACCAATATGTCGATCAGCCCGCAATGAACGCCGCGGACACCCCCTCGATCGAGGCCGAGCTGATCGAAGCGCCGGCCAAGGGCCGCGCCAAGCTGCGGCCGCTGCTGGCGCTCGCGCCCTATGTGATCCGCTATCGCGGCCGCGCGGCGCTGGCCTTCGTCGCGCTCACGATCGCCGCGCTGACGACGCTGCTGGTGCCGGTCGCGGTGCGCAGGATGATCGATTTCGGCCTGACGCCCGAGGGCATCGAGCTGATCAACAGCTACTTCTCGGTCATGCTCGCGGTCGTTGCCGTGCTCGCGATCGCCAGTGCCGCGCGCTACTACCTCGTGATGACGATCGGCGAACGCATCGTCGCCGATCTCCGGCGCGACGTCTTCGCCCATCTGCTGTCGCTGTCCCCCGCCTTCTTCGATTCCGCGCGCAGCGGCGAACTGATCTCGCGCCTCACCGCCGACACCACCCAGCTGAAATCGGCCGTCGGTGCCTCCGTCTCGATCGCGCTGCGCAACCTGATGATGTTCCTGGGCGCGACGGCGATGATGGTGATCACGAGCCCGAAGCTCTCCGGCTTCGTGCTGCTCGCCATTCCCCTGATCGTGCTGCCGCTTGTGGCGTTCGGGCGCTGGGTGCGGCGCCTGTCGCGCAACGCGCAGGACACGCTCGCCGATGCCTCCGCCTATGCGGGCGAATTGGTCGGCGCGATCCGCACTGTGCAGGCCTATACCAGCGAGCAATTTGCCGAGAAGCGTTTCGGCGGCGAGGTCGAGCAGGCCTATGAAGCCGCGCGCACCTCGACCCAGGCCCGCGCCGTGCTGACGGCAATCATCATCTTCATCGTGTTCGCAAGCGTGGTCGCCATTCTCTGGATCGGCTCGCATGACGTGCTCACCGGCGCGATCACGCCGGGCCGGCTCGGCCAGTTCGTGCTGTATGCGGTGTTTGCCGCAGCCGGCCTCGGCCAGCTCAGCGAGGTCTGGGGCGAGGTCTCGGCCGCATCGGGCGCAGCCGAGCGCCTGTTCGAGATCCTCCACGTCCAGCCCGAGATCGCCGCGCCTGCGGCGCCGCTTGCGCTGCCGGTGCCGGCGCGCGGCGAGGTCGGCTTCGATCGGGTCAGCTTCGCCTATCCGGCACGGTCCGACGTCAAGGTGCTCGACGCGGTGTCGTTCACCGTGCGCCCCGGCGAGAAGGTCGCGATCGTCGGTCCCTCCGGCGCCGGCAAGAGCACCATCTTTCATCTGCTGCTGCGCTTCTACGATCCGCGCAGCGGGTCGATCTCGCTCGACGGCGTGCCGGTCAAGTCCGCCGACCCCGGGGATTTCCGCGCGCGCATCGCACTGGTGCCGCAGGACTCCGTGGTGTTCGCCGCGAGCGCCCGCGAGAACATTCGCTTCGGCCGGCCCGATGCGACCGATGCCGAGGTCGAGCGCGCCGCCGAGCTCGCCCATGCCGCCGAATTCATCCGCCGCCTGCCCGAGGGTTTCGAGACGGCGCTCGGCGAGCGCGGCGTGACGCTCTCCGGCGGCCAGCGCCAGCGCATCGCGATCGCGCGCGCCATCCTGCGCGATGCGCCGCTGCTGCTGCTGGACGAAGCCACCTCCGCGCTCGACGCCGAAAGCGAGACGCTGGTGCAGACCGCGCTGGAAGAGCTGATGCGCCACCGCACTACGCTGGTGATCGCCCATCGCCTCGCCACCGTGCTCTCCTGCGACCGCATCCTGGTGATGGACCAGGGCAAGATCGTCGAGCAGGGCACGCATGCCGAGCTCGTGGCCGCGAACGGGCTCTACGCCAGGCTGGCGCGGCTGCAGTTCGAGGGGGCGTGA
- a CDS encoding GNAT family N-acetyltransferase, translating into MSALHLRPYAASDEAAAIDLWHRTWQQAYPQIDFAARLDWWRERWLRDLVPKAQIVVAEQNGALTGFVTIDGEGYLDQLVVDPAHWGSDAARLLVDEAKRLSPSGVTLLVNKDNARAIRFYERNGFAHAGDDVNPTSGRPVLKMVWRA; encoded by the coding sequence GTGAGCGCGCTCCACCTCCGCCCCTACGCGGCCTCCGACGAGGCCGCCGCGATCGATCTCTGGCATCGCACCTGGCAGCAGGCCTATCCGCAGATCGACTTCGCGGCTCGGCTGGACTGGTGGCGCGAGCGCTGGCTGAGGGATCTGGTGCCGAAGGCCCAAATCGTGGTGGCGGAACAGAACGGCGCGCTGACCGGTTTCGTCACCATCGACGGCGAGGGCTATCTCGACCAGCTCGTGGTCGATCCCGCGCATTGGGGCTCGGATGCGGCACGGCTGCTGGTGGATGAAGCCAAGCGGCTGTCGCCTTCGGGCGTCACGCTGCTCGTCAATAAGGACAATGCCCGCGCCATCCGCTTCTACGAGCGCAACGGCTTTGCCCATGCCGGTGACGACGTGAATCCGACCTCGGGCCGGCCGGTGTTGAAGATGGTGTGGCGGGCGTGA
- a CDS encoding peptidoglycan -binding protein, whose protein sequence is MALARGRRSEGAFNYWPGFVDALSTLVLSIVFLLSVFLVVQFFLSQEVTGKDKALEQLNAKIAQLNELLSLEKLGKLTLDDQVSQLKAGLASAETERDRIKGLYDGLAAAGNDAQGKTAELGKALDSEKAVSARALAQIEVLNQQISALRRQLAALEEALDASEKRDKESQNRIADLGSRLNVALAQRVQELSRYRSEFFGRLRAILGNRPDIRIVGDRFVFQSEVFFDTGQAVLLPEGRAELDTLAAALIELDKKIPSDIPWVLRVDGHTDVRPVNGPNFKSNWDLSAARSISVVQYLVSLGVPAQRLVAAGFGEFQPLDTGNTEEAYKRNRRIELKLTER, encoded by the coding sequence ATGGCTCTAGCGCGCGGCCGCCGCAGCGAAGGCGCCTTCAATTATTGGCCCGGCTTCGTCGATGCGCTGTCGACGCTGGTGCTGTCCATCGTCTTCCTGCTGTCGGTGTTCCTCGTCGTGCAGTTCTTCCTGTCGCAGGAGGTCACCGGCAAGGACAAGGCGCTGGAGCAGCTCAACGCCAAGATCGCCCAGCTCAACGAGCTGTTGTCGCTGGAGAAGCTCGGCAAGCTCACGCTCGACGACCAGGTCTCGCAATTGAAGGCCGGGCTCGCCTCGGCCGAGACCGAGCGCGACCGCATCAAGGGGCTCTATGACGGCCTCGCCGCCGCCGGCAACGACGCGCAAGGCAAGACCGCCGAGCTCGGCAAGGCGCTGGATTCCGAGAAGGCGGTCTCGGCGCGGGCGCTGGCGCAGATCGAGGTGTTGAACCAGCAGATCAGCGCGCTGCGCCGGCAATTGGCGGCGCTGGAAGAGGCGCTCGATGCCTCCGAGAAGCGCGACAAGGAATCGCAGAACCGCATCGCCGACCTTGGCTCGCGCCTGAACGTCGCCCTGGCGCAGCGCGTGCAGGAATTGTCGCGCTACCGCTCGGAATTCTTCGGCCGGCTGCGCGCAATCCTCGGCAACCGCCCCGACATCCGCATCGTCGGCGACCGCTTCGTATTCCAGTCCGAAGTGTTCTTCGACACCGGCCAGGCGGTGCTGCTGCCCGAGGGCCGCGCCGAGCTCGACACCTTGGCAGCGGCGCTGATCGAACTCGACAAGAAGATCCCGAGCGACATCCCCTGGGTGCTGCGCGTCGACGGCCATACCGACGTGCGCCCCGTCAACGGTCCGAACTTCAAGTCGAACTGGGACCTGTCCGCGGCGCGCTCGATCTCGGTGGTGCAATATCTGGTCTCGCTCGGCGTGCCCGCCCAGCGCCTCGTCGCCGCCGGCTTCGGCGAGTTCCAGCCGCTCGATACCGGCAACACGGAAGAGGCCTACAAGCGCAACCGCCGCATCGAGCTGAAACTGACGGAGCGGTAG
- a CDS encoding flagellar motor protein MotA, producing the protein MRSGTSRSTMDIEYTKLSSPSVFLVRMLVFLVLCTLVGVVLYKQIIQAFFANPGLNALIGGVLFIGIILAFRQVIRLYPEVSWVNNFRVADPGLAPSRHPKLLAPMAAILGGERSGRMTITQTTMRHLLDSIATRLDEARDISRYMTGLLVFLGLLGTFWGLIETVGSVGKVIDGLKVGGDSGALFDTLKEGLAAPLGGMGISFSSSLFGLAGSLILGFLDLQSSQAQNRFYTDLEDWLATTVREYGNGDVPAAASGGGVASGELQAAVERLRSVFEEGSAGRGTTAAMASLAEAIQALVSHMRTEQQMIREWADGQGEQNREIRRLLERIARQPEKS; encoded by the coding sequence ATGCGGTCTGGCACTTCCCGATCAACCATGGACATCGAGTACACGAAACTGTCCTCGCCCAGCGTCTTCCTGGTGCGGATGCTGGTCTTCCTGGTGCTGTGCACGCTGGTGGGCGTGGTGCTCTACAAGCAGATCATCCAGGCCTTCTTCGCCAATCCCGGGCTCAATGCCCTGATCGGCGGCGTGCTGTTCATCGGCATCATCCTCGCCTTCCGCCAGGTCATCCGGCTCTATCCCGAGGTCTCCTGGGTCAACAATTTCCGCGTCGCCGATCCCGGCCTGGCGCCGTCCCGTCACCCCAAGCTGCTGGCGCCGATGGCGGCGATCCTGGGTGGGGAGCGCTCGGGGCGGATGACCATCACCCAGACCACCATGCGGCACCTGCTCGATTCGATCGCGACCCGCCTGGACGAGGCCCGCGACATCTCCCGCTACATGACCGGCCTGCTGGTGTTCCTCGGCCTGCTCGGCACCTTCTGGGGCCTGATCGAGACGGTCGGCTCGGTCGGCAAGGTGATCGACGGGCTCAAGGTGGGGGGCGATTCCGGGGCGCTGTTCGACACGCTGAAGGAGGGCCTCGCCGCCCCGCTCGGAGGCATGGGCATCTCGTTCTCCAGCTCGCTGTTCGGCCTCGCCGGCTCGCTGATCCTCGGCTTCCTCGATCTGCAATCGAGCCAGGCGCAGAACCGCTTCTACACCGACCTCGAAGACTGGCTCGCCACCACCGTGCGCGAATACGGCAATGGCGATGTGCCCGCCGCCGCCTCCGGCGGCGGTGTCGCCAGCGGGGAGCTTCAGGCCGCGGTCGAACGCCTGCGTTCCGTGTTCGAGGAAGGCAGCGCCGGCCGCGGCACCACGGCGGCGATGGCGAGCCTTGCCGAAGCGATCCAGGCGCTGGTCTCACACATGCGCACCGAGCAGCAGATGATCCGCGAATGGGCCGACGGCCAGGGCGAGCAGAACCGCGAGATCCGCCGCCTGTTGGAGCGGATCGCGCGCCAGCCCGAGAAGAGTTGA